The genomic window TAAAAAATATGGAGATGCCTTTGCAAAGTCAGGGGATATTCTTCGTATTTACTATCCGGACGGAATAAAAACCGATCAATACGATGATATGCTTGCAATGATCAGAATCATCGACAAGCAATTTCGTATTGCGACCGATAGGGATGCCTTCGGGGAAAGTCCGTGGGTAGATATTACCGGTTATGGGATTCTTGCCCAGAAAAGGGATCTTGATAGGAAAAAACTGTTACAATCTAGAGTTGACGGGAAGTAAACCTGTCACTCGATAATTAAAAAGAATAAGGCACAGATAATAGGGAGCAAAGACTGAATTAGTCTGCTTCCTTTTTTTGTGCCTGGAAACAAAGAAACGAACCAAACCAATTTCATAGACCTTAATTGGATAAGGAGAAAATAAAAGTGAAAATATTATCAATGCTTATAAAAAAGCTAAATCCGGATAAAAAAGAAGTTATCGAGGCTTACTACCACCCGTTCCAGTTGGGTGGTCCAAATCTCGATATAGGGTTTATTCCTGATGATAATCACATCTTCGGCTTTCCCTGTGACAAGAACGGTTACGTTAATGTCGAGGAACTGCCGGTTGGTGGTAAAATTAACTATCAGAAATTTTCTGATGGTGGATTTGACTCTTACCCCGTTAGAAGAATTCCTATTCCTTATAGTTGGAGGAAAAAGGAATCAACTGTTACGAGTGTGATTACACGTATGCTTCTATCTGGATTATGCCTGATAGCAAAATAAACAAAGGGAGGTTTTAAAAGTGAAAACTTCAAAATTAAATGAAAAGTATCAAGGATATCTTCAAACTCTCATAGAGGAAATCAAAGATCAAAAATCAGACAAGGTAATTCTTCATTACCTCGATTTTTGTTCCAGATTTCACAGGTATTCTATTTCCAATCAGATATTAATCTGGATGGCGATGCCGAATGCAGAGATGACTGCTGGGTTTCACGCATGGAAAAAGCTTGGCCGGACAATAAAGAAAGGCGAGAAGGGGATTCCCATCTTCGCCCCGATATGGGTCAAGCAAAAGCCTAAGACGAGAGATGCGGCAGATAATGAGGAAGTTGTGGAAGAGAGCGAAGAAGATAACACAGAGAGAAAAAAGATGTTCTTCAAGGTCGTGTATGTCTTCGATGTTTCTCAGACTGAAGGCGCCCCGCTTGCCGAATCGCCTGATATCATAAATATCAATGGTTCAGCAGAAACCGGGCTGCTTGGTCGGCTTGAAGAGTACACATCAGCAGAAGGAATAGAGCTGAATTATGTAGACGAACTTGGCGGTGCGCTTGGAGTTTCTATGGGAGGACAGATTAAAATCCTCTCTTCGCTCACAAACACGCAAAGGTTTCACGCTCTTGTCCATGAGCTTGCTCATGAGCATCTACACAAGGGCATGGAGCGTAGACAGTATTCGAAGAAGTTGAAAGAGACTGAGGCTGAAGCGGCCGCATACGTTGTGTGCCGTCATTTCAGATTGAAACCAAGGTCCGCTACTTATCTGGCCACATATCAAACTGAGGATGTAGATATCCAAGGTTCGTTTGACCGGATAACTAAAACAGCTTCGAGAATACTGACAGGCATGGAAAGTGTGCAGGCATCTTTAAGGAAAGCTGCATAAAGAAGTCAAAAAACATAGACAGAGCAGAAAAGGGGTCACAATAAGTGCCCCTCTTTTTGTTTAAGAGAGGAGTGAAGAAAATGGATGAGGAAAAAGTAGAAGTGACAAAAGAAGACATAAAGTACGTCGAGGTAATGACCATGAAAAAGGATATTCTGCGGGCCATAAAGGAATTTACACCGCTGTATGACGAAGTAACCACATCCGACTTGCAAGGAATTTGTGAGGCCAGAGCGTGGAAGATCATACAGGAAAAAGAACCCAGGGAAAAGTTCGACGCTTGTTTCTGGGAGAGAATGAGGATTTCAGATCAAATCTTAACCGGAATTTATGAGAGAGAGGTTTAGTCTTTCATCCTGCCCTTAATTAGGGAATTTGCTCCCGGATATATCGGAGGAAAGGATCTGGCAAGAAAAGCTACTGACGACGAAGTTGTTTATCTGCTCCTGCTCAATGAGCAAGTAGCCAGGCTTTCAAACACTTTGATCGACATAGAGCGAAGAAAAAGAAACTTAATGATAGCTATTAGTTCCCGGATTGCCCAAAAACGGCAAAACGGGAGAAAGCGAGGAAGATAATGTTGAAAATTAACTATATTGGAGCATTCAACCCGTTTGATTGGGAGGCTTTTAGCTGCCCGGTCTGCGGGGGAAAAGAGTTCGAGAGTCTTTCTCATTCCGGCGTGTTTTGTAGCACGTGTGATGCCGAATTCAGGGTACGGTACACGTGTGGCGATCCCGGGTGCGTAGTGGATTGTTTCGTAGATCCAATGCCGTCAGGAGGTTCGATATCCGCACCGGCATGGGAATGTGAGGAATGTGGAGCAAAAGTATCGCTCTTTGATTGGCAGGAGCATGTCTGTCCTGTGGATAAGACCCATACGAAACTCCGCAGAATCGAGTATATCCTCGGGATGTGGAAAGTGCCCAAAGACTATCCAACGTATTTTTACCTCATCCTTAAACGAGGTGATTATTGCAGCGGATGGATATGGGGAAACAACCTCGAATCTCTTGACCATCCCAGTCAGGAAGAATGGGACGAATTCCAAGAAAAGAATATAAATAGGAGGAAAAAATAATGTGGAATATACCAACGAAAAAAGAGCTGGATGTAATTCCTGATCTTTACCAAACAGAAGAGATTTCCTTGAAGGATAAGCTGATATACCTACACTTCTTTTATGGGGGGTGTGATTGGTATATTGCCGAATACAGCAAGGAAGACGATTTGTTTTGGGGATTCGCAATCTTGAATGAAGATTATGTATGCGCCGAATGGGGATACATCTCATTTGATGAACTAAAGGAAATCAAGATCAAACCGTTTGGGTTTGAGATTGATTGTGAACTCGAATGGGTTCCTCAAAAAGCCTGTGAGATAAAAAAGATCAAACAGGCACAAGGTTGGTAACAAGAGAAAGGAGATTGAAAATATGGGTTGGACATATATGAACAAGGATAAGGGCGTAGGTATTAAAGACTTTTTTAGTAAGAGGTTTAACAGCGATAGTGATGGAAAAACTATCCGGGTTATTGATTGTTCTTCTAGCATCAGTGAAGCATATATGGCAGTGGAAGTAAACACGGGCAGCGAGCATGAAGTGTTTGCCGTGGTTTGTTGTATAAACCATAGACCGAAAGACTATTATAACTTTGGTTACAAAGATATGGTAGAGGATACGGGTCCGTATTATTACAATTGTCCGGAGAGAATACTCAAGCTTTTAACACCTATTGAAAGTAAATATGCCTGCGAATGGCGAGCGAAATGCTGGGAAAATATTGCGCGAAGGAAGTCAAGACCTTCCTTCAGGGTTGGTGATACTATCGACTTTGAAAACCCTGTTTCATTTAGGAATGGGTGGAATCTGAAAAGGTTCAAGGTCACAAACAAAAGGAAACTTCTTTTTGAGTCTCCTGATGTGGGTAACGTTTCCTTTAAGCTCAGCAAACGCTCGTTTGATAACATTCCCTATGTTGTAAATTCATGTAAACCTTAGTTAAATCAAAGAAAAGATAATCAACTAAACATAATCAGGATACCTTAAAGCAGATTTATAGGGGTTACTTACCTCTATTTTTGCCTGGTATCCGACAAAAGAAAAAGGTTGGTAGGAAGAAAGGTTAAAAATAATGGAGAATATATATTTAAAAGAATTTCAGGGAACTAAGTATCGGACAATGTTGGTAAGGGAAGGTGTATCAATAACTCCTGAGCCTCTTACAGCGTCTGAAAAGGCATATCAGTATATCCGGGCCGGGTTGGAAAATAAAGATCGGGAGTATTTTGTTTCGATTCTTTTAAACACCAGTCTAAATCCTCTTGGCGTGTATCTTGTGAGTATAGGCGGGTTGGCCTACACCATAGTTGAACCGCGAGAAGTTTTCAAGGCGGGAATTATGGCTGCGGCATCATCACTGATCCTGGCTCATAATCACCCATCGGGTGATAGCAAACCAAGCAAGGCGGACCTTGATATAACTGAAAAACTTAAAATAGCAGGTGATATGCTGCAAATTCCGATCATTGATCACATTATTGTGGGAAGGGATTGTTATTACAGTATGAAAGATCACCAAGATATTTAAAAGAAAGAGAGAAAAAGAAGATGCACGGAAGAATATTTGTATTAGCAACCGGAAAGGTCCTTGAAGATGG from Syntrophales bacterium includes these protein-coding regions:
- a CDS encoding ArdC family protein: MKTSKLNEKYQGYLQTLIEEIKDQKSDKVILHYLDFCSRFHRYSISNQILIWMAMPNAEMTAGFHAWKKLGRTIKKGEKGIPIFAPIWVKQKPKTRDAADNEEVVEESEEDNTERKKMFFKVVYVFDVSQTEGAPLAESPDIININGSAETGLLGRLEEYTSAEGIELNYVDELGGALGVSMGGQIKILSSLTNTQRFHALVHELAHEHLHKGMERRQYSKKLKETEAEAAAYVVCRHFRLKPRSATYLATYQTEDVDIQGSFDRITKTASRILTGMESVQASLRKAA
- a CDS encoding JAB domain-containing protein, which gives rise to MENIYLKEFQGTKYRTMLVREGVSITPEPLTASEKAYQYIRAGLENKDREYFVSILLNTSLNPLGVYLVSIGGLAYTIVEPREVFKAGIMAAASSLILAHNHPSGDSKPSKADLDITEKLKIAGDMLQIPIIDHIIVGRDCYYSMKDHQDI